The sequence TATCCTAAACCTGAACAGTTGTGCTATAGAAAATGTATACAATGAAATTATggagctgtgagagagagagaaacccgAGAAGCAGGAATAAGAAGCACATTCTGTTGATTTATGTTCCAGGAGAGCAGTTGTGTCCTTTAGTACAGTGGTGATGAATGGGCCGCTGGACCAGGTTATCAAAGGAGATCCAAGCCGTCGGCCACTGTAGAAGAACATCCTGCAAGCCTCTTATTACTGCAGACAGTTAGCACCTATAAAAAGACACTGCTCAATACGACACAGGATCAGTATCTGCACTGCACTGGTCTGTGTTTACAGACAGCCTTGTGGATATTTTTCTTATTTGTGTAGTACGGGAGAGATCATGACGTGCGTTTGGTGTATGAGTACAAAgatatgtgtgtttttatatgaaTGTAGCTTAAATAGTGTGCCTGTAAACGTAAGAAATTGTATAAAAATGATATgaaatatacactatatgtccaaaagtgTCCAGGTGCTCCTTTTAATTCCATTTTTTCAACCACCTTAGGGTGTGCAAATTTTGCTGACAGAGGTACTGTATAATTTCAACAGAAAACCATAGGATGCTctagagcagtggttctcaaactgtggtacgttTGCCACTGGTGGTACTCAAAGCATCAAAAACTCGAAAATCTCCGAAATCTGACTTTCGAGGTAGACATAATGCAGAAATCCCAAGTTGCAAAGATGTATTTCAGGCAGGTACACaccttttctgaatcagtttctctgattttgatatttatatgtatatgtttgagtaaaatgaacattgctgttttatttattaattctataaaccacagacaacatttctcccaaatgtctaataaaaatactgtcatttagagcatttatttgcagaaaatgagaaatgtctgaaataacaaaaaaagatgcagaacgttcagacctcaaataatacaaagaaaacaagttcctattttAGTAtggtttttgttttaaatttagtggaataaccctgttttttaatcacagttttttttcatgcatcttggcatcatgttctcctccaccagtcttacacactgcttttggataactttatgctgctttactcctggtgcaaaaattcaagcagttcagtttggtggtttgatggtttgtgatcatccatcttcctcttgattatattccagaggttttcaatttggtaaaatcaaagaaactcatcatttttaagtggtctcttatttctttccagagctgtatgtttatctgcacatctgtgtcagcaatggttgcaaaatctttaaagtaaatgaatgcatttattagaagggtcGTCCACAAATCCACAAAACATTTAGTGTAGTTTACACAACAGTCCATGTCCAGTTTCTCAGAGTGTTCTGAAGAGCTCGTCTCAGACTCCTAGCAGTTTGATTTTTCAGCCAGTGCTTTCTTCAGCTCCTCCCTGCCCTTTTCTCCCTGGTAATAGTCTGACTCAATCCAGCCGGGACAGTCAGACAGCGTCACGAAGATGTTCCCGTCTACCTCCGTCACCTTGTGCACTCGCTGCTTTATGCCTTTAGAATACCAGCGCGCCGGCTGCTCTGGCTCTTTAGGATTAGAGGCCTTGTAAATCCCCTCGCCCTCTTCCAGACTCATCTTGTACTTGTGCTTCGGACACACGATGCACAGCATGCTGTTGAAttcctgaataataataataataataataaaaaaaaaaaatatatatatatatatatatacagtatatatatatatatatatatatatatatatatatatatatatatatatatatatatatattcagaatcAGATATGGAACAGACATTGTAATTAATTATCAGTGTTCAGGTGGAGATATTATGGAGATATTATGTAGTATGTATTATACAGTGCATTCTAGGATTATTCCTAGAATTCTGGATCTTTGTCTTCTTGATACACTAATGTGCAAAAGTACAGATATGTCCAAAAACAGTTATCTTTATGATTTATTTCAACTACCTTAGGGTGCGCCtattttgataataataataataataataataataataataataataataataataataataataataataataataataaactttatttatatagcacctttcatacataaaaatgcagatcAAAGtgctttactgtaaaataaaaataagataataataaaactgttatataaataataagaagggtctagaaaatgtaatattaaaaataaggTCTAATTAAAATCTAATGTAAAAAgatatgtttttagctttttcttaaaaatagtaaCAGAGGTTGCTTGACAAATATTTATGGGTAATGTGTTGCAGATTTTTGGcgcataaaaacagcataaaggcctacatatttaaatatattaaatattatattatattaaatgcaaataaaatcccTATAAAATAAGTCGTTTAACATAAACGTCTTTATCATAACCTCTCCAAAGCTCTATTTCTGAagtctattataatatatagtTCCTATTatatcaacagctggtttggtaaatcggTGCTTAATGATGGTAGATCacagctgctgatggaattgaacacatctGCTGGGGTGCTGGCTGAGGGCatgcaggagaaatctggaacttgGAAGCTTTATTCTTCAAATTATAGCTGACGAGTTTTCAGATACGTTCTTTATATTGGaaaattctttattctttttattgtgtttatatttaacTGAGTTTTTACAAGCAAAACTATTATTCTTTGCAGAGATATATGGTTTTAATAATGTGCTTAGATgcttaaaacatttgcacagtactgaatTTTATTTCTGccaataaaaacagcaataaattcaatttttgtataaaacaaaataaatttaaaaaaaaagcagatttggCCATTGACCATGAGACCACTGATCATCTCACTCTATTAATTTTGGAATTTAAAAGCATTAGGTTCATGCAGCTCACCTCAATATCTCCATTTAACAAAGGTCCACCAGCATCTGTGAAAAAGAGACTTGTATTAGAACATGGTTACAGAATTCACCtggttaaaatactttttttattgttcaggCTATATATTTTAACTGATCTTAAGTGAGGAGCAGATAGAGGCCGACAGTCAGGAGTGGTATGTATCTGACCTTCTACCTCTCCTATCTGAACTATCAGGTGTTCTCCTCCAGATTAAGCTTAACTGCTGTTCAGATACAGTTTACCGAGATATAAGCTCTTATAAACTAATTCCTCAGTAGATTCCAactaaatctacactgatggtctggtgtggtgatctggaagtgaggtgtgttcaggtaaatatctggcatgtttctatcttggtggcaggaaatataggagctccactgactgattaaaaccctgacaacagtctatAGTCAGCCgccgcaacttccgggagacttgggaagccTGGTAtcctcacctgcctcttaaaggtaataacaactggcacactgattggtttattattatttcacgttaccccacaaacacactcatgattaattataagagaattagtacatgacttttgtgcatttcatGGTACGCAAGgaatattttttgcgccctcatgataccaaagaaacACCGACAGACCCTAAATCCAGcaagtgcactatagatcactaacatTACACTAACTGCCTTTACTGCCTGTATTTTTAAGGGTatagctaggcctgtcacaataattgcaatatcgatttatcgtacgaTAAATGAACAGGACCTCAATAACTTTTGATAaccgtgatatcgtctattgtgtttatttgtatgtttgttcacatatataacagtgaacagtattttagctccatacacacagtgtggactaaagtaggtgaagaaataagtttataatataattccctaactaattataataaatgactaATACATTtattgctgtctttaaaaagttaataattgcttttttatgctattctgttatcattaggtcagtggcatttaaaggtcttaaaattacaaaaatattgtgtatcgcaattatttctgggacaagatatcgtccacaaaaattcttatcatgacaggcctaggtaTAGCCATGCACTGTGCATCTTTATTCATGCACTGTGCAGCCTTATTCAAATCTTCTAATCCTgtcaaagcttttaaataaatcttattaCCACAAAAATCTCACCTCACTCTAAAGACCTGCACCTCCCAATGGCAAAAAATCAACCATCAATAAATACAACCAAAATCAATAAACACTGGACATTTGAACCACTGGACATATCGTTAATATGGATTCTGGATTCTGATCTTTAATGGAGCTGCTGGAACACATAGTCCTGGAGAGtgatgctgctgatgatgcacCAGCTCACGGACAGATCATCAGCACAGGAGCAGCACTTTAATAAAATACTGCAGCTGTGTCTCCATCTGCTGGATTCACTGAGATCCAGTTCATCACACAGATCAAAAAAACCCTGAAACACTCaaaggctgtgttcacattacatacCACATCaaacaattcagattttttttgtctctgaTCAGAtctggctatttaaaaaaaatctcaatgttCTTCAAATATACACTACCaggcacttcacctgtcagacctgtCTCCTCTAATTCTTGTTTCTGCActactgaaactgagactcagtccttaatcatgttaatctgagctaaaggctaaagctgctgtttccatgtgggtcagccaaacaTCTTCCTGCAGCAGTTTtctctccagtttccaagagtcttttgaaggtgtaggaaacagtactcaccattTTCTGGCTTCATCTGAAATTTCTAATCTAAAGAAAAgatct comes from Astyanax mexicanus isolate ESR-SI-001 chromosome 17, AstMex3_surface, whole genome shotgun sequence and encodes:
- the rfesd gene encoding Rieske domain-containing protein isoform X1, with the protein product MFLFCLIFSALSEAEIIMATEENGDSSRCFLVGKKTDIIEAKRINLTVGDRDIIVIHHQGTFYSMDQHCYHAGGPLLNGDIEEFNSMLCIVCPKHKYKMSLEEGEGIYKASNPKEPEQPARWYSKGIKQRVHKVTEVDGNIFVTLSDCPGWIESDYYQGEKGREELKKALAEKSNC
- the rfesd gene encoding Rieske domain-containing protein isoform X2 → MATEENGDSSRCFLVGKKTDIIEAKRINLTVGDRDIIVIHHQGTFYSMDQHCYHAGGPLLNGDIEEFNSMLCIVCPKHKYKMSLEEGEGIYKASNPKEPEQPARWYSKGIKQRVHKVTEVDGNIFVTLSDCPGWIESDYYQGEKGREELKKALAEKSNC